One genomic region from Diabrotica undecimpunctata isolate CICGRU chromosome 9, icDiaUnde3, whole genome shotgun sequence encodes:
- the LOC140450721 gene encoding uncharacterized protein: protein MSETDSKLDLSSLVAELNLILEPNSDKNNEMAQTNYQLLKLYFDSIPAYNGNPHTLTIFIENCENLITNFASQTDGTLNTFLLRAILGKLNGRAQMLIGSRTELNTWQLVKDALNLSFGDQRDLDCLIQDLITLRPFKNETPYNFGMRCQETRSLVTQKLNTLNINAQEK, encoded by the coding sequence atgagtGAAACTGATAGTAAATTAGATTTAAGTAGCCTTGTAGcagaattaaatttaattttagaaCCAAATAGCGATAAAAATAACGAAATGGCTCAAACAAACTACCAATTGTTAAAACTTTACTTCGATTCTATCCCAGCATATAATGGTAATCCACATACCTTAACCATATTTATagaaaattgtgaaaatttaATAACTAATTTTGCTAGCCAAACAGACGGCACCTTAAATACATTTTTACTTCGAGCTATATTAGGTAAATTAAATGGAAGAGCTCAAATGTTAATAGGTTCTAGGACAGAATTAAATACATGGCAACTCGTAAAAGATGCTCTTAATCTTAgttttggagaccagagagatCTCGATTGCCTTATCCAAGACCTGATAACGTTGAGGCCTTTCAAGAATGAAACCCCTTATAATTTTGGCATGCGATGCCAAGAAACACGTAGTTTAgtaacacaaaaattaaatacgCTTAATATTAATGCACAAGAGAAATGA